The genomic interval GGGCAGATTGAGCGCCTCGGCGACACGGGTAACGGTCATGACTTCCCAGTTGTGTCCCCCTTTTTCAAGGAGTTGCAATCCGCGAAACGACACCGCCGCGCGCTTTGCCAATGCGCGCTGCGAGATATCCCTTCGCTTTCTGACCTCTGACAAGGCGTTCATGGGAAATAGCATATATGACATACTATAATATGTCAACGGTTTTTAGAATCCATGTCAGGAGGCGGAAGACGCCACCCAGGCCGTGTTCCTCGTACTGCTCAACAAAGCCAGCAGGCTGACCCGCAAGGGTGAACTCACCGGATGGCTCTACGGGGTGGCGCGGAATGTTTGCCTGGAGGCGCTGCGAACACGGGCCCGGCGTCAGGAGGAAGCCATGCTGGACGAAAGCGAGGTGCCTGCCGTTGAGGAATGCCGCCCCGATTATGAGGAGGTCATGCCTTTGCTGGACGAGGAACTGGCAGGACTCTCCGGCGTGCTGCGTCAGGCCGTGGTTTTGCGCTATCTGCAAGGCAATAGCCAGGCGGAAGCCGCCCGGCAGGCCGACTGCTCCGAGGTGACGCTCTCTGTCAGGTCAGCCGTGAGTTAAAGCAAGACACGGGAAGCGCCTGGCGCGTGGCGACGGAAACAGGAGGTGGAACGTGAACTCACCCTCCAAGCTTAAGACCGACTGGACCTGGGAGGAATGGCAGGCGAGCCGTTCCAAACGGCGCACCGTGGCCCTGCGGATCGGCCCGGCGGTCGTGAGGCGGCGTGAGAGCTCGGCCGACTCCACGTTGCGCCCGTCCTTCAACAACGAACGCGGGCCTGCATTCGACAAGACAACGTGAACT from Lentisphaerota bacterium carries:
- a CDS encoding helix-turn-helix transcriptional regulator yields the protein MSYMLFPMNALSEVRKRRDISQRALAKRAAVSFRGLQLLEKGGHNWEVMTVTRVAEALNLP